The following coding sequences lie in one Anoplolepis gracilipes chromosome 4, ASM4749672v1, whole genome shotgun sequence genomic window:
- the Para gene encoding sodium voltage-gated channel paralytic isoform X17, translating into MSEDSDSISEEERSLFRPFTRESLAAIEARIAEEEARQRELQQRRAEGEGGYGRKKKKKEVRYDDEDEDEGPQPDPMFEQGGPIPVRMHNDFPPELASTPLEDIDSFYHNQRTFVVISKGKDIFRFSATDAMWMLDPFNPIRRVAIYILVHPLFSLFIITTILVNCILMIMPTTPTIESTEVIFTGIYTFESAVKVMARGFILQPFTYLRDAWNWLDFVVIALAYVTMGIDLGNLAALRTFRVLRALKTVAIVPGLKTIVGAVIESVKNLRDVIILTMFSLSVFALMGLQIYMGVLTQKCIKNFPEDGSWGNFTAENWERFNSNSSNWYVDEAKNMPLCGNSSGAGQCLPGYTCLQGYGENPNYGYTSFDTFGWALLSAFRLMTQDYWENLYQLVLRSAGPWHMLFFIVIIFLGSFYLVNLILAIVAMSYDELQKKAEEEEAAEEEAMREAEEAALAKENKAAAKEAAREAAAAAREAAAVAAEQIVKSPSDFSCHSYELFVGQEKGNDDNNKEKMSIRSIESVSDQRHIKQINNNHSAANKVRKVSAASLSLPGSPFNLRRSSRGSHQFTIRNGRGRCFVPPGGDRKPLVLSTYLDAQEHLPYADDSNAVTPMSEENGTIVVPVYYANLGSRHSSYTSHASRLSYTSHGDLAFPGIRGIDSIGKQITKQEQILRNRTNKQTTPANGHVTDTNQKSYHFETDLEDPMGKTKQQDNPFIEPSQQHTVVDMKDVMVLNDIIEQAAGRQSQTPEQGDDDEEGPTFKDKLLAGMFRCIDIFCVWDCCWLWLEFQKYVSLLVFDPFVELFITLCIVVNTLFMALDHHDMDKDMERVLKSGNYFFTATFGIEATLKLIAMSPKYYFQEGWNIFDFIIVALSLLELGLEGVQGLSVLRSFRLLRVFKLAKSWPTLNLLISIMGRTVGALGNLTFVLCIIIFIFAVMGMQLFGKNYIDNVHYFPDEELPRWNFTDFMHSFMIVFRVLCGEWIESMWDCMLVGDVSCIPFFLATVVIGNLVVLNLFLALLLSNFGSSNLSAPTADNDTNKIAEAIDRIARFIKWIKRNILYIAKLMRAKLTNQISDQAPGEGPSNSWKEDLADGELDAYRDKKSAKELNQLEVAIGDGMEFTIHGDLKNKLKRGKLCMNNTKVIANSINHHDYRLDNDYINQNEDDTISNKSYGSHKNRAFKDESHKGSMDSLNGEEKKDASKEDLEQEEDLEDEGEEGDELDVDIIHADEDPIQSNYPSDCCPENCYKKFPFLAGDDDAPFWQGWANLRLKTFRLIENKYFETAVITMILLSSLALALEDVHLQQRPVLQDILYYMDRIFTVIFFLEMLIKWLALGFRKYFTNAWCWLDFIIVMVSLINFVASLCGAGGIQAFKTMRTLRALRPLRAMSRMQGMRVVVNALVQAIPSIFNVLLVCLIFWLIFAIMGVQLFAGKYYKCVDVNKTTLSYEIIPDRNACFAENYTWENSPMNFDHVGKAYLCLFQVATFKGWIQIMNDAIDSREVGKQPIRETNIYMYLYFVFFIIFGSFFTLNLFIGVIIDNFNEQKKKAGGSLEMFMTEDQKKYYNAMKKMGNKKPLKAIPRPRWRPQAIVFEIVTDKKFDMIIMLFIGLNMLTMTLDHYQQTATFSNVLDYLNMIFIVIFTSECLMKIFALRYHYFKEPWNLFDFVVVILSILGLVLSDIIEKYFVSPTLLRVVRVAKVGRVLRLVKGAKGIRTLLFALAMSLPALFNICLLLFLVMFIFAIFGMSFFMHVKDKSGLDDVYNFKTFGQSMILLFQMSTSAGWDGVLDGIINEEDCQEPNNEIGYPGNCGSSTIGIAYLLSYLVISFLIVINMYIAVILENYSQATEDVQEGLTDDDYDMYYEIWQQFDPDGTQYIRYDQLSEFLDVLEPPLQIHKPNKYKIVSMDIPICKGDLMFCVDILDALTKDFFARKGNPIEETGDLGEVQARPDEVGYEPVSSTLWRQREEYCARLIQNAWRKHKQQRLGGPSEESDDPDTDLCVRQTKVLVESDGYVTKNGHRVVIHSRSPSVTSRTADV; encoded by the exons GTACGATAtgacgacgaggacgaggacgaagGTCCTCAGCCGGATCCGATGTTCGAGCAGGGAGGGCCGATTCCGGTCCGAATGCACAACGACTTTCCACCCGAGTTGGCCTCCACACCTCTCGAGGATATCGATAGCTTCTACCACAATCAAAGG ACCTTCGTCGTCATTAGCAAAGGAAAGGACATATTCAGGTTTTCAGCAACGGACGCGATGTGGATGCTCGATCCGTTCAACCCAATACGGCGTGTGGCCATTTACATATTGGTTCACCCGCTCTTTTCCCTTTTCATCATCACCACGATATTGGTTAACTGTATACTTATGATCATGCCCACTACGCCCACCATCGAGTCCACCGA AGTGATATTTACGGGCATCTACACATTTGAGTCCGCCGTTAAGGTGATGGCGAGGGGTTTCATTCTGCAGCCTTTTACCTATCTTAGAGATGCATGGAATTGGCTCGACTTCGTAGTTATAGCTTTAGC TTATGTGACGATGGGCATAGATCTAGGCAACCTTGCCGCTCTCAGGACATTTCGAGTCCTCCGAGCCTTGAAGACTGTCGCTATTGTACCAG GTCTGAAAACCATTGTCGGCGCTGTGATAGAATCCGTGAAGAACCTGCGCGATGTGATAATCCTGACGATGTTCTCCCTCTCCGTCTTTGCGCTTATGGGCCTTCAGATTTACATGGGGGTCCTCACGCAAAAGTGTATAAAAAACTTTCCTGAGGACGGCTCCTGGGGTAATTTCACCGCCGAGAATTGGGAGCGATTCAATAGTAACTCAA GTAATTGGTACGTGGACGAGGCCAAAAATATGCCCTTATGCGGAAATTCATCGGGGGCGGG GCAGTGCCTTCCCGGCTACACGTGTTTACAAGGATATGGCGAGAATCCGAATTACGGTTACACGAGCTTCGATACTTTCGGCTGGGCGTTGCTCTCCGCTTTCCGTCTCATGACTCAGGATTATTGGGAAAATCTGTATCAACTGGTATTGAGATCAGCTGGACCGTGGCACATGCTCTTCTTCATCGTCATCATCTTCCTCGGATCCTTCTATCTCGTCAACTTGATTCTCGCTATTGTCGCGATGTCGTACGACGAGTTGCAAAAGAAGGCCGAAGAGGAAGAGGCTGCCGAGGAAGAAGCTATGAGA GAAGCCGAGGAAGCTGCACTGGCGAAGGAGAACAAGGCTGCAGCAAAAGAGGCAGCACGAGAGGCCGCCGCAGCCGCGAGGGAAGCCGCAGCGGTGGCTGCCGAACAGATTGTCAAGTCCCCATCGGATTTTTCGTGTCACAGTTACGAGCTGTTCGTCGGCCAGGAGAAGGGTAACGACGACAACAACAAGGAGAAGATGAGCATACGTTCAATCGAGTCCGTCAGCGATCAGAGGCACATCAAGCAGATCAACAACAACCACAGCGCTGCCAATAAAGTGCGAAAAGTCAGCGCC GCGAGCCTGAGCCTACCCGGCTCACCGTTCAATCTGCGACGCAGCAGCCGTGGCAGCCACCAATTTACAATACGCAATGGTCGCGGTCGATGCTTCGTCCCCCCGGGCGGTGACCGGAAGCCCCTCGTGCTGTCAACGTACCTGGACGCCCAGGAGCATCTACCCTACGCCGACGACTCGAACGCGGTCACGCCTATGTCCGAGGAGAACGGCACGATCGTGGTGCCGGTGTACTATGCGAATCTCGGCTCCCGTCACTCGTCGTACACCTCCCACGCCTCGCGGCTCTCCTACACGTCCCACGGCGACCTGGCGTTCCCCGGTATCCGCGGCATCGACAGCATCGGCAAACAGATCACCAAGCAGGAGCAGATCCTCAGGAATCGCACCAACAAACAGACGACGCCTGCCAACGGCCATGTTACCGACACCAATCAGAAGTCCTATCACTTT GAAACCGATCTGGAGGATCCCATGGGCAAGACCAAGCAACAAGACAATCCGTTTATCGAGCCGTCTCAGCAGCACACGGTGGTCGACATGAAGG ACGTGATGGTGTTAAACGACATCATCGAGCAGGCTGCCGGTCGCCAGAGTCAGACGCCGGAGCAAGGAG ACGACGATGAAGAAGGGCCTACGTTCAAGGACAAGTTATTGGCCGGAATGTTCCGTTGTATCGACATCTTTTGCGTCTGGGACTGCTGCTGGCTCTGGCTCGAGTTTCAAAAGTACGTGTCCTTGTTGGTCTTTGATCCGTTCGTAGAACTCTTCATCACGCTCTGCATCGTCGTCAATACGCTCTTCATGGCGTTGGATCACCACGATATGGACAAAGATATGGAGAGAGTTCTCAAATCTGGCAATTAC TTCTTCACCGCAACATTCGGTATCGAAGCCACTCTGAAGTTGATAGCGATGAgtccaaaatattattttcaagaagGCTGGAACATCTTTGACTTTATAATCGTCGCTCTTTCACTTCTGGAGTTGGGTCTGGAAGGTGTACAAGGTCTATCGGTATTACGATCATTCAGATTG CTAAGAGTGTTCAAGTTGGCTAAATCGTGGCCTACGCTGAATCTGCTAATCTCCATCATGGGCAGAACGGTGGGTGCGCTGGGTAATTTGACGTTCGTATTGTGCATCATTATCTTCATCTTCGCCGTGATGGGTATGCAGCTTTTCGGCAAGAATTACATCGACAACGTTCACTACTTCCCGGACGAGGAGTTGCCCAGATGGAACTTTACCGATTTCATGCACTCTTTCATGATCGTTTTCCGAGTACTATGCGGAGAGTGGATTGAGTCTATGTGGGATTGCATGCTGGTGGGCGATGTCTCTTGTATACCATTCTTCTTAGCTACCGTCGTCATCGGTAACTTGGTC GTCCTGAACCTCTTCTTAGCTCTGTTGCTCAGCAACTTTGGCTCGTCAAATCTGTCAGCCCCGACCGCGGACAACGACACGAACAAGATCGCGGAGGCGATCGATCGCATAGCGCGTTTCATTAAGTGGATCAAGCgaaatattctttacattGCTAAATTGATGCGAGCCAAACTCACCAATCAGATATCCGATCAGGCGCCAGGTGAGGGACCGTCCAACAGTTGGAAAGAAG ATCTTGCAGATGGCGAATTGGATGCGTACAGAGACAAGAAGAGCGCCAAAGAGCTCAACCAGCTTGAAGTAGCCATTGGCGATGGGATGGAGTTCACCATTCACG GAGATTTGAAGAACAAGCTGAAGAGAGGCAAGCTGTGCATGAACAATACAAAGGTTATCGCGAATTCAATTAATCACCACGATTATAGACTCGACAACGATTATATTAATCAGAACGAGGATGACACCATCAG TAATAAATCATACGGCAGCCACAAAAACCGGGCATTTAAGGACGAAAGTCACAAAGGCAGTATGGACTCGTTGAATGGCGAGGAGAAGAAAGATGCCAGCAAAGAAGATTTGGAGCAGGAAGAAG ATCTAGAAGACGAGGGCGAAGAAGGTGACGAGCTCGACGTCGACATCATACACGCGGACGAAGATCCCATTCAATCGAATTATCCTTCCGACTGCTGTCCGGAAAATTGCTACAAGAAATTCCCATTCCTGGCCGGTGATGACGACGCTCCGTTTTGGCAAGGTTGGGCGAACCTGCGATTAAAGACCTTCCGGCTGATCGAGAACAAGTACTTCGAGACTGCCGTCATCACCATGATCCTTCTGAGTAGCTTGGCCTTG GCTTTGGAGGACGTTCATCTGCAACAACGACCTGTCCTACAGGACATATTGTATTACATGGACCGAATATTCACTGTGATATTCTTCCTCGAGATGTTGATCAAGTGGCTGGCTCTAGGATTTAGGAAGTATTTCACAAACGCCTGGTGCTGGCTCGACTTCATCATCGTCATG GTATCGCTCATTAACTTCGTAGCGTCGCTCTGTGGCGCTGGCGGGATTCAAGCCTTCAAAACAATGCGGACCCTAAGGGCCCTAAGGCCGCTCAGGGCGATGTCTAGAATGCAGGGGATGCGG GTAGTCGTTAATGCCTTGGTCCAAGCCATTCCATCTATCTTCAACGTGTTGCTGGTATGCCTTATTTTCTGGCTTATATTCGCTATCATGGGAGTACAGCTATTCGCTGGCAAATATTACAAG TGCGTCGACGTGAACAAGACGACACTCAGCTACGAGATAATACCAGATCGGAACGCCTGCTTCGCAGAGAATTACACGTGGGAGAACTCACCAATGAATTTCGATCACGTCGGGAAAGCATATCTGTGCCTATTCCAAGTGGCGACTTTCAAAGGGTGGATCCAAATCATGAATGACGCGATCGATTCCAGGGAG gTCGGCAAGCAGCCGATTCGCGAAACAAACATTTACATGTACCTCTACTTCgtgtttttcattatatttggATCGTTTTTTACCCTCAACCTATTCATTGGTGTGATCATCGACAACTTTAACGAGCAAAAGAAGAAGGCTGGCGGATCCCTCGAGATGTTCATGACAGAAGATCAGAAGAAATATTACAACGCCATGAAGAAAATGGGCAATAAGAAGCCTCTGAAAGCCATTCCTCGACCGAgg TGGCGACCGCAGGCGATAGTGTTTGAAATAGTGACGGACAAAAAGTTCGATATGATAATCATGCTGTTCATTGGGCTAAACATGCTCACGATGACGTTGGACCATTATCAACAAACCGCAACGTTCAGCAATGTTCTGGACTATCTCAACATGATATTCATTGTGATATTCACCAGCGAGTGTCTCATGAAGATCTTCGCTCTGCGCTACCACTACTTCAAGGAGCCATGGAACCTCTTTGATTTTGTTGTTgttatattgtcaatattag GTCTGGTGCTCAGCgacattattgaaaaatatttcgtatcgCCGACTTTGCTTCGTGTAGTGAGAGTGGCGAAGGTCGGTCGTGTGCTTCGACTCGTGAAAGGTGCCAAGGGTATCCGAACTCTTCTCTTCGCCCTGGCGATGTCGTTGCCGGCCCTCTTTAATATTTGCCTACTGCTGTTTTTGGTGATGTTTATCTTCGCGATATTCGGAATGTCTTTCTTCATGCACGTCAAAGACAAGAGCGGACTCGACGACGTGTACAATTTCAAAACGTTTGGACAGTCCATGATACTGCTATTTCAG atGTCGACATCGGCCGGTTGGGACGGTGTTCTCGACGGTATAATAAACGAGGAGGACTGCCAGGAGCCGAACAACGAGATCGGCTACCCGGGCAACTGCGGCTCCTCGACGATCGGGATCGCTTATCTGCTCTCGTATCTCGTCATCAGCTTCCTGATCGTCATCAACATGTACATCGCCGTGATTCTCGAGAATTACTCGCAGGCCACCGAAGACGTGCAGGAGGGCCTGACGGACGACGACTATGACATGTACTACGAGATTTGGCAGCAGTTCGATCCGGACGGCACGCAGTACATCAGATACGACCAGCTGTCGGAGTTTCTTGATGTATTGGAACCCCCGTTGCAGATACATAAGCCCAATAAATACAAGATCGTGTCGATGGATATCCCCATATGTAAGGGTGACCTTATGTTTTGCGTGGATATCCTCGACGCCCTCACCAAGGACTTTTTCGCACGGAAGGGAAATCCAATCGAAGAGACGGGCGATTTAGGCGAGGTCCAGGCACGGCCCGACGAAGTCGGCTACGAGCCGGTCTCATCCACCCTGTGGCGGCAGCGCGAGGAATATTGCGCTCGTCTTATACAGAATGCCTGGAGGAAGCACAAGCAGCAACGGCTTGGCGGGCCGAGCGAGGAGAGCGACGATCCGGACACGGATCTGTGCGTACGGCAGACCAAGGTGCTGGTCGAGAGCGACGGTTACGTCACGAAGAACGGTCATCGCGTTGTCATACACAGCCGATCGCCGAGTGTCACTTCGAGAACCGCGGACGTCTGA